One Candidatus Eremiobacterota bacterium genomic region harbors:
- a CDS encoding pentapeptide repeat-containing protein: MMGTEEKQKIFDLMKSVKDFNEWRKSPEFNERLLDFSGDDFTAVKLDEINLSEAILKETKFIKARLHNADLTGVNGRFSNFTEADLSSAILRKGVFRGATMKHVNLKGAKLEEASMGRADLELADMQDACLNEADLSSTNCERTNFERAQLEKVTFRSASLIRAMFRNASLFQANFSEANLEKADMRGADLRASSFVRANLTEVNFKGSDLKGVKMAGATLKGTVLCESNLSGSSLKYMDLTGFDLEKVNLSSAELTGAKLVGANLRGANLSNADLRDATLKNADLTMAVLTGAKLDKADLQGANLEGANLERAEMTFANLMGARCVGASFKSAVLKDTNLIGASLEYANIEGTNFMGANLREVSLLKAHVGLQLINARITKKQLYDWLESYFDMLEIIEDDTP, translated from the coding sequence ATGATGGGCACAGAGGAAAAGCAGAAAATCTTCGACCTGATGAAATCCGTCAAGGATTTTAATGAATGGCGCAAAAGCCCTGAATTCAACGAGAGGCTGCTGGACTTCTCGGGTGATGATTTCACCGCAGTGAAGCTAGACGAGATAAACCTCTCGGAAGCGATCCTCAAGGAGACGAAATTTATCAAAGCCCGACTCCATAATGCAGACCTTACGGGGGTGAACGGCCGCTTCAGCAATTTCACTGAAGCCGATCTCTCCTCGGCTATTCTCAGGAAGGGGGTATTCCGCGGCGCCACCATGAAGCACGTGAATCTGAAGGGCGCGAAGCTTGAAGAGGCATCGATGGGCCGCGCCGACCTTGAGCTTGCCGATATGCAGGATGCGTGCCTCAACGAGGCCGACCTCTCGAGCACGAACTGCGAGCGCACGAATTTCGAGAGGGCACAGCTTGAGAAGGTGACCTTCCGCTCGGCAAGCCTTATAAGAGCTATGTTCAGGAATGCTTCGCTCTTCCAGGCGAATTTCTCGGAGGCGAACCTTGAAAAAGCCGACATGAGGGGCGCGGACCTCAGGGCTTCAAGCTTTGTGAGGGCCAATCTCACCGAGGTGAATTTCAAGGGGAGCGACCTCAAGGGAGTCAAGATGGCCGGCGCCACCCTCAAGGGTACCGTGCTCTGCGAGTCCAACCTGAGCGGGAGCAGCCTGAAGTATATGGACCTCACGGGCTTTGACCTGGAGAAAGTGAACCTCTCAAGCGCCGAGCTCACGGGCGCAAAGCTTGTGGGAGCGAACCTCCGGGGGGCGAACCTGAGCAACGCGGACCTCAGGGATGCAACGCTCAAGAATGCGGACCTCACTATGGCGGTCCTCACGGGGGCAAAACTGGACAAGGCAGATCTCCAGGGCGCCAACCTCGAGGGGGCAAATCTGGAGAGGGCTGAGATGACCTTTGCGAACCTCATGGGAGCCCGGTGCGTGGGGGCAAGCTTTAAATCGGCAGTCCTGAAGGATACGAACCTTATAGGGGCATCGCTTGAATATGCAAATATCGAGGGCACCAACTTCATGGGTGCCAACCTGAGGGAAGTGTCGCTCCTCAAGGCCCATGTCGGGCTTCAGCTCATCAACGCCAGGATAACGAAAAAGCAGCTCTATGACTGGCTTGAATCCTATTTCGACATGCTGGAGATCATAGAAGACGATACGCCATAG
- the ccsB gene encoding c-type cytochrome biogenesis protein CcsB, which yields MHPYEPLTFMLFFICFSLGTLSYLLFPFSRYEFWGYLGTGLFTLGFIFLTSNLVLRTIASGRAPFSNLYESLLIFTWGIVFFLLMYQYSARLFLLGTVVAPLVVVLLLMAAKAHNRITDLMPALKSPWMIYHVSTAIVAYGAFTVSFGLAVIYLVRDYLERAFPCHRLLKDLPSLDELDFMIYRAISTGFPFMGLLIITGAIWADYAWGSYWRWDPKEVWSLITVLIYSIYFHMRFVKKLRGRAGAVIAVAGFLSVAICYLGVNLVFAGIHSYGSR from the coding sequence ATGCATCCTTATGAGCCTCTCACATTCATGCTCTTCTTTATATGCTTTTCCCTGGGCACTCTCTCGTACCTCCTCTTTCCCTTCTCACGATATGAGTTCTGGGGCTACCTCGGCACGGGCCTCTTCACCCTGGGCTTCATCTTTCTCACCTCAAACCTTGTGCTCCGCACCATCGCCAGCGGCAGGGCACCCTTCTCAAACCTTTACGAGTCGCTCCTCATCTTCACCTGGGGAATTGTCTTCTTTCTTCTCATGTACCAGTACTCGGCAAGGCTTTTTCTGCTGGGGACCGTCGTGGCACCCCTTGTGGTGGTCCTGCTCCTTATGGCAGCCAAAGCTCATAACAGGATAACCGATCTCATGCCGGCCCTCAAGAGCCCCTGGATGATATACCATGTATCTACGGCAATCGTGGCCTACGGCGCTTTCACCGTGTCCTTCGGCCTCGCTGTCATCTATCTTGTAAGAGATTACCTTGAAAGGGCATTTCCATGCCACCGTCTCCTCAAAGATCTGCCCTCCCTCGATGAGCTTGATTTTATGATTTACAGGGCCATCTCCACGGGATTTCCCTTCATGGGGCTCCTTATCATCACGGGGGCCATATGGGCCGATTATGCCTGGGGCAGTTACTGGAGATGGGATCCCAAGGAAGTATGGTCCCTCATCACGGTCCTCATATATTCCATCTATTTCCATATGCGGTTCGTGAAGAAATTGAGAGGCCGGGCAGGGGCCGTCATTGCCGTGGCCGGCTTTCTCTCAGTGGCAATATGCTACCTGGGGGTGAACCTCGTCTTTGCGGGGATTCACAGCTACGGGAGCAGATAA